Part of the Nicotiana sylvestris chromosome 5, ASM39365v2, whole genome shotgun sequence genome is shown below.
ATCCGATCATACCTGATAGGCTCAAAGGTAATTGTTTATGCTAACCATGATTCTCTCAAGTACTTGATTGAAAAGAAGGAGTCCAAGCCACGCGTGATTCGATAGGTACTACTACAAGAATTTGACTAGGAAATCTGTGACCTTACGGGAACGGAGAACCAAGTGGTTGATCACCTATCCAAACATGAAGGAGATGAAAAAAAGGTTAAAGTAGAGGAGATAGTGGAAACATTCTCGCATGAACAACTTCTAGCAGCAAGTCTTGAGGAGACGCGATGGTATGCAGATATTACAAACTACTTGACAAGTGGTATTGTTCCCTATGACTTGTCTTCTGTGCCAAAGAAAATGTTCTCTGTCAAATATATTTTTGGGATGAGCCATATCTGTTTAGAATATGTGCGGATAATCCGAAGATGTATCCCCGGGATAGAGCAATCTTCTATTTTGAAGGCTTCTCACACATACCCATATAGTGGCCACTTTGGAGGAGTAAGAACGGCTATAAAGGTGTTGGAGTTGGGTATTTACTGGCCGAACTTATTCAAGGATGCACATTTTAGGTAAAAAGTTGTGATGAGTTCCAAAGGACAGGAAATATTTCTCGTCAACATGAGATTCCTATGAATCCAATTcaggaaattgaggtgtttgATGTGTGGGAAAAAGATTTCATGGAGCCGTTTGTTAGCTCATATTGTAACAAGTATATCCTTGTTGTAGTGGACTATGTCTCTAAATGGATGGAAGCTGTGTCACTCCCTACGAATGCTACAAAAGGGGTTATGGGCTTTTTGAGAAGGAACATTTTCATCCGTTTTGGTAATCCAAGGGAAAAAATTAGTGAAAATGGCACTCACCTATGCAACCGAGCCTTCACTAAGCTGGTAGAAAATATGGCATTCACCGTAAGGTGGGCAATCCGTATCTCCCCAAACAAGTGGACAAGTGGAGCTATCGaacagagagataaagagtgtgttAATAAAAACAGTAAATTCTACAAGAATGGATTGGGAAAGGAAGTTGGCTAATGTACTCTAGGCTTACTGCACTCCATTCAAGACCCCGATAGGCATGTCACCGAATAAATTGGTATTCAAAAAGGCATGTCACTTGCTAGTAGAATTGGAGCATAGAGCTTTGTGAGTGTTGAGACAATTGAATcttgatattgaagttgttggaACGAGTAGGGTTACGGagttgaatgaacttgatgaattccgttATCACTCATTTAAAAGCACAAGGTTGTCAAAGAGAGAACGAATATGATGCATGATAAGAACATTCTTGAGCTTTAACTTTAGTTCTGGAGACATGGTGTTGTTGTACAATT
Proteins encoded:
- the LOC138868701 gene encoding uncharacterized protein, which produces MTEKEMLVVVFAFDKIRSYLIGSKEICDLTGTENQVVDHLSKHEGDEKKVKVEEIVETFSHEQLLAASLEETRWYADITNYLTSGIVPYDLSSVPKKMFSVKYIFGMSHICLEYVRIIRRCIPGIEQSSILKASHTYPYSGHFGGVRTAIKVLELGNISRQHEIPMNPIQEIEVFDVWEKDFMEPFVSSYCNKYILVVVDYVSKWMEAVSLPTNATKGVMGFLRRNIFIRFGNPREKISENGTHLCNRAFTKLVENMAFTVRWAIRISPNKWTSGAIEQRDKECVNKNSKFYKNGLGKEVG